The nucleotide window GGGCCGGACCCCACAACGTGGCGAGGCCGTACTCGGTGGCCATGCCGTTGCCGCCGTGGGTCTGAATCGCCTGGTCGAGCGCCAGGATGCCCGCCTCGGCTGCGGCATATTTCGCCATGTTCGACGCCTCACCCGACCCCGGATCGCCGGCGTCGTGCAGGGCGGCGGCACGCTGAGTCATCAACCGGGCCAGCTCAACCTGGATCTTGGCGTGGGCGAGCGGGTGCGATACGCCCTGGTGCGAGCCGATCGGCGCTCCCCACACGTGGCGGTTGCGGGCGTAATCGGCGGCTTTATCCAGCGCGTAGCGACCGATGCCGTTGCCGAGCGCCGCCCCCATGATTCGCTCCGGGTTCAGGCCCATGAAGACCTGGCGCAGGCCCTCGTTCTCCGCGCCGATAAGGTTGGCGGCCGGCACGCGGACGTCATCGAAGAATAGAGTGAACTGCTTCTCTGGAGTGACCGCCTGCACCGGGATGAGTGACTTGGTGAGCCCGCGGACATCGGTGGGCACGACGAGCAAGCTGAGTAGTCCGCGACCACTGTCGTTGGTAGACGTTCGGGTGACGACCAGGATCGCTTCGGCTTCGTCGACACCAGAAATGTAGTACTTGGTGCCGTTGATGACCCAGTCGTCGCCGTCGCGTTTCGCGGTCGTGGAGATGTTGTGCGAGTTCGAGCCCGCGTCCGGCTCGGTGATCGCGAATGCCATGATCGTCTCGCCGCTGGCGATGCCCGGCAGCCACTGCTGCTTGAGTTCCTCACTGCCGAATGCCTGGATGATCGTGCCGCAGATGGTCGGCGAGACGACGGTCATCAGCAGCGGGCAG belongs to Mycolicibacterium cosmeticum and includes:
- a CDS encoding acyl-CoA dehydrogenase family protein — encoded protein: MELHETAERQDLRKAVAEIAKDFGHEYYLEKSLAGAKSTELWQAVGKQGFLGVNLSEQYGGGGGGIYDMQIVGEELAAAGCPLLMTVVSPTICGTIIQAFGSEELKQQWLPGIASGETIMAFAITEPDAGSNSHNISTTAKRDGDDWVINGTKYYISGVDEAEAILVVTRTSTNDSGRGLLSLLVVPTDVRGLTKSLIPVQAVTPEKQFTLFFDDVRVPAANLIGAENEGLRQVFMGLNPERIMGAALGNGIGRYALDKAADYARNRHVWGAPIGSHQGVSHPLAHAKIQVELARLMTQRAAALHDAGDPGSGEASNMAKYAAAEAGILALDQAIQTHGGNGMATEYGLATLWGPARLMRTAPISREMILNFVAQHSLKLPASY